From the Pedobacter cryoconitis genome, one window contains:
- a CDS encoding outer membrane protein assembly factor: MEFRHSANQTEKRNPIRTRFYLVSRLFLLAGFTTVSSMAYSQQVKSAGSLKKDSVATAAVKPTDSTYKQYDISDLFRKVLHPNRKVNPLRKKSGITVIPNVAYNPSIGAQIGIKAVAGRVLGSDPNTLMSVAATSASITTKGIIYFYINHNIYTPGNKWNFQGSLVAAKTVTPDFGLGIGNSQPGSVEDEALLNPDRKGYVLHAEYYSFKEKVYKQVEENLFVGAGVSFDMRRKIEDRTTDNELTPYNIYSDRHGFDRDHYSSNGLLFNVQYTTRDNQNRAYKGIYADAGIRVNQTWIGSTKNAVQFTTDFRKYWSLSARNPEHVIAFWNWGSYLASGAIPYLELPGTGKDPAFRSGRGYTIGYFKGTNYNYSELEYRFPITRNKFLSGVTFFNVQTTNDELGTKIFDKWQPGGGAGLRVLFNKATRTNLCLDYAFGNYGSRGFFLGLNEAF; this comes from the coding sequence TTGGAATTCAGACACTCAGCAAATCAGACAGAAAAGCGTAATCCTATCCGGACAAGATTCTATTTAGTATCGAGGTTATTTTTATTAGCCGGATTTACGACCGTAAGCAGTATGGCTTATAGCCAGCAAGTCAAGTCTGCCGGCTCCTTGAAAAAAGATTCAGTAGCTACTGCTGCGGTCAAGCCAACCGACTCCACCTATAAGCAATATGATATTTCTGACTTATTCAGAAAGGTGTTGCACCCCAATAGAAAGGTAAACCCGCTGCGTAAAAAGTCAGGGATTACGGTAATACCCAATGTAGCTTACAATCCAAGTATTGGCGCACAAATTGGTATCAAGGCTGTCGCCGGCAGAGTATTAGGAAGCGACCCCAATACATTGATGTCTGTAGCGGCCACTTCGGCCTCTATCACTACTAAAGGCATTATTTATTTTTATATTAATCATAATATATATACGCCGGGTAATAAATGGAATTTTCAGGGAAGCCTGGTTGCCGCAAAAACTGTGACACCGGATTTCGGATTAGGTATAGGAAATAGTCAACCTGGAAGTGTAGAAGATGAGGCGCTGTTAAATCCGGATCGCAAAGGCTATGTACTGCATGCTGAGTATTACAGCTTCAAAGAGAAAGTATACAAACAAGTGGAAGAAAATTTGTTCGTGGGTGCTGGTGTATCATTTGATATGAGAAGAAAGATTGAGGACAGAACAACGGATAACGAGTTAACACCTTATAATATATACAGTGACCGTCATGGATTTGATCGTGATCACTATAGTTCAAATGGCTTGCTCTTCAACGTTCAGTATACTACCCGTGATAACCAGAACAGAGCTTATAAAGGGATTTATGCAGATGCAGGGATCCGGGTAAATCAGACCTGGATAGGCAGTACAAAAAATGCAGTACAATTCACAACTGATTTCAGAAAATACTGGAGCCTTTCTGCACGCAATCCTGAACACGTAATTGCGTTCTGGAACTGGGGATCATACCTGGCAAGCGGAGCAATCCCTTACCTGGAATTACCAGGAACGGGTAAAGATCCGGCTTTCCGTAGTGGAAGGGGTTACACGATAGGTTATTTTAAAGGGACTAATTATAACTATTCAGAATTAGAGTACAGGTTCCCGATTACCAGGAATAAGTTTTTGAGCGGCGTTACCTTCTTTAATGTACAAACAACCAATGATGAGCTGGGCACAAAAATATTTGACAAGTGGCAGCCTGGAGGCGGTGCAGGTTTACGCGTATTGTTCAATAAAGCGACCAGAACAAACCTATGTCTTGATTACGCCTTCGGAAATTACGGTTCAAGAGGATTCTTTTTGGGATTAAATGAAGCGTTTTAA
- a CDS encoding glycoside hydrolase family 9 protein: MLKRFSTKLNLQKLVLLTLFGLLISSAYSSAATLTIVSKANDTANRGITILSNQVAYNLNGPKSAMIKHHQALPGGLKFEILDAVTMKTVFSAKLGKAAQVTDWDLENWYSPADFTAFHQPGVYKIQLTVRGKKYQSYDFNIEDRAIGKIVIPAMVNFFNHQRANSKEELAADKQVRLFGSDQTVDLQGGWCDASGDISKYFSHLAYTNYMLPQQIPMVDWSMINTVEQVPALLEEVNIKDKLQEEALYGADYIMRSLSPEGYFYMTVFSYFDKDPNARRVVGLLADSKTTSDYQCAYREGGGMAIAALARISKWNRNGTFSSAQYLAAAERAFSHLQKFSTKYADDGKDNIIDDYCALMAATELWIATGKPEYRDQARQRALNLKNRLSPEGYFIANDTNRPFWHAADAGLPVIALVRYLDIEKEEPQRKMALQAIKTSLDYNLKVTKQVTNPFGYARQHFLYRGKVKGGFFIPHENESGWWWQGEDARLGSLAAAAIVGGRLVYPDKGPLGVKQELAVYATDLVSWILGNNPYNMCMLYGYGKNNVPYMSSMYGHGSGKGGISNGITGKDGNGDGSGIDFKVEDHGNEWRWSEQWIPHTSWFLQAVTAMSAN, translated from the coding sequence ATGCTCAAACGTTTCTCCACTAAGCTAAATCTTCAAAAACTGGTATTATTAACTTTATTTGGCTTGCTGATCAGTAGTGCTTACAGTTCTGCTGCTACGCTAACAATTGTAAGCAAGGCTAATGATACTGCAAACCGGGGAATCACTATTCTTTCCAATCAGGTTGCTTATAACCTCAACGGGCCTAAGTCAGCAATGATTAAACACCATCAAGCTTTACCGGGAGGCTTGAAATTTGAAATCCTGGATGCGGTGACCATGAAAACAGTTTTCTCTGCTAAGCTTGGAAAAGCAGCACAGGTAACAGACTGGGATTTGGAAAATTGGTACAGCCCTGCTGATTTTACAGCTTTTCATCAACCCGGAGTTTACAAAATACAGCTGACTGTTCGCGGCAAAAAGTATCAATCTTATGATTTTAATATTGAAGACCGGGCCATCGGTAAAATAGTGATTCCGGCCATGGTGAACTTCTTTAACCATCAGCGTGCTAATTCTAAAGAAGAACTGGCGGCCGATAAACAGGTCAGGCTTTTTGGAAGTGATCAAACTGTGGATCTCCAGGGAGGATGGTGTGATGCATCGGGTGATATCAGTAAATACTTTTCGCACCTTGCTTACACAAATTACATGCTGCCACAACAGATCCCTATGGTAGACTGGTCGATGATTAACACTGTCGAACAAGTTCCGGCTTTACTGGAAGAAGTGAACATTAAAGACAAGCTTCAGGAGGAAGCCCTTTATGGCGCTGATTATATCATGCGTTCTTTATCACCCGAAGGATATTTTTATATGACCGTCTTTAGTTATTTTGATAAAGACCCAAATGCCAGGCGCGTGGTTGGCTTATTGGCAGACAGTAAAACAACCAGTGACTATCAATGTGCCTACCGGGAGGGCGGTGGTATGGCTATAGCGGCTTTAGCGCGGATTTCAAAATGGAACAGAAATGGCACATTTTCTTCTGCACAATACCTCGCAGCCGCAGAACGGGCTTTTTCACACCTGCAAAAATTCAGTACAAAATATGCTGATGATGGAAAAGACAATATTATAGATGACTATTGTGCTTTAATGGCGGCCACAGAATTGTGGATAGCGACCGGGAAACCTGAATACCGCGACCAGGCCCGTCAAAGAGCTTTGAATTTAAAAAACAGGTTATCACCTGAAGGTTATTTTATAGCAAATGATACCAACAGACCTTTCTGGCACGCAGCCGATGCAGGCCTGCCGGTTATTGCACTGGTTAGGTATCTGGATATTGAAAAAGAAGAGCCGCAGCGTAAAATGGCATTACAGGCAATTAAAACTTCACTGGATTATAACCTGAAAGTAACAAAACAGGTAACTAATCCTTTTGGTTATGCCAGGCAACATTTCCTTTACCGCGGAAAGGTTAAAGGCGGCTTCTTTATTCCGCATGAAAATGAGAGCGGCTGGTGGTGGCAGGGAGAAGATGCTCGCTTAGGCTCATTAGCAGCGGCAGCAATAGTTGGAGGACGGTTGGTTTATCCGGACAAAGGGCCTTTAGGCGTAAAACAGGAACTTGCCGTTTATGCCACTGACCTGGTATCCTGGATTTTAGGAAATAATCCATATAACATGTGCATGCTCTATGGCTACGGAAAAAATAACGTGCCTTATATGAGCTCTATGTATGGTCATGGCTCCGGTAAAGGTGGTATTTCTAATGGGATTACCGGAAAGGATGGAAACGGAGATGGCTCTGGTATTGATTTTAAAGTAGAAGATCATGGCAACGAATGGCGTTGGAGTGAACAGTGGATTCCGCATACCAGCTGGTTTTTACAAGCAGTTACGGCTATGTCAGCGAATTAA
- a CDS encoding polysaccharide biosynthesis/export family protein: protein MRRSFRNGKIRNGAILFLTLLFASCASTKNVPYFQDLTSTEKSVLANTAVFTEPAIQPDDILSISIFTIDPATSMVVNQVGTQALSTVPGPSGGIVATPPSSGFLVDKNGEIDLSIVGKVKIGGLTTFQARDLIKEKAAVVYKDPNVQVRYANFKVTVLGEVGRPSSYVLPNERVSVLDALGLAGDMTIFGRRENVLLIRENNGKKEFARLNLNSSELFNSPFYYLKQNDVIYVEPNKGKAASLNQARTQTYAIIGTALSVLIVLFSRL from the coding sequence ATGAGAAGAAGTTTTAGAAATGGTAAAATTAGAAACGGTGCAATACTGTTTCTGACTTTACTTTTTGCATCATGTGCAAGTACTAAAAATGTACCTTATTTTCAGGACCTTACGTCCACAGAAAAATCTGTATTAGCCAATACAGCAGTCTTCACAGAGCCAGCAATTCAGCCTGATGATATCCTTTCTATTTCCATATTTACGATTGATCCGGCTACTTCTATGGTTGTAAATCAGGTAGGTACGCAGGCGCTGAGTACTGTTCCCGGGCCGTCTGGCGGGATTGTCGCTACGCCTCCGTCTTCCGGGTTCCTGGTTGATAAAAATGGGGAAATTGATTTATCTATCGTCGGCAAAGTAAAGATCGGAGGGTTGACTACTTTCCAGGCCAGGGACTTGATTAAAGAAAAAGCCGCGGTCGTTTACAAAGATCCAAACGTACAGGTGCGTTATGCTAATTTTAAAGTCACTGTGCTGGGTGAGGTTGGAAGACCATCTTCGTATGTATTACCAAATGAGCGGGTTAGTGTGCTGGATGCCTTGGGTCTGGCAGGAGATATGACGATATTCGGCAGGCGTGAAAACGTTTTGCTGATCCGGGAGAATAACGGTAAAAAGGAATTCGCAAGGCTGAACTTAAACTCTTCCGAGCTCTTTAACAGCCCTTTTTATTATCTCAAACAAAACGATGTCATTTACGTCGAGCCTAACAAAGGAAAAGCTGCTTCTTTAAATCAGGCAAGAACCCAGACTTATGCCATTATTGGAACTGCGCTCTCAGTTTTAATTGTCTTGTTTTCAAGACTTTAG
- a CDS encoding HD domain-containing protein: MVGKEIKTTDYKRLFNEARAFAVKSHGDQKYGVSPYEIHLGNVISVLMKFNVDLSNPYNLNLLIAAWLHDVLEDTAVTKAELEEKFGTVVTEIVYTLSDDQGASREERKINFYKKIAKNEEAIIVKLADRISNVEFSIIHGNDRKFEMYKVEQLKLEEVLIPVLKSALGLELLTYLRKLLK; the protein is encoded by the coding sequence ATGGTTGGGAAAGAAATAAAAACAACGGATTATAAAAGATTATTTAACGAAGCCCGTGCATTTGCAGTAAAGTCACATGGTGACCAGAAATACGGTGTCTCTCCTTATGAGATACACCTTGGAAATGTAATCAGTGTGCTGATGAAGTTTAATGTTGACCTGAGTAACCCCTATAATCTGAACCTATTAATTGCGGCCTGGCTGCATGATGTACTGGAAGATACGGCAGTGACCAAGGCCGAACTGGAAGAGAAATTCGGAACCGTAGTTACGGAAATCGTTTATACTTTAAGTGATGATCAGGGAGCCAGCAGGGAAGAAAGAAAAATCAACTTCTATAAAAAGATAGCTAAAAATGAAGAGGCTATTATCGTAAAACTCGCGGACAGAATTTCAAATGTTGAGTTTAGTATCATCCATGGTAATGACCGAAAGTTTGAAATGTATAAAGTTGAACAGCTGAAATTGGAAGAAGTTTTAATTCCAGTACTCAAATCAGCATTAGGCCTTGAACTTTTAACATATCTGAGAAAATTATTAAAATAA
- a CDS encoding ThuA domain-containing protein: protein MRYFKLISIIMVFMTLSIGGFAKEPAFKALVLTERGGLHEGFVVAALDWLQGFAAKNNFEITVINDTKAINETYLSNYKLFIQLNYPPYTWTDQAKSAFEKYIEQGRGGWVGFHHATLLGEFDGYPMWDWFSGFMGGIRFKSYIAGLASGKVVVEAKKHPVMKGLPASFIITDDEWYTFDKNPRTQVKVIANVDESSYQPASSIKMGDHPVIWSNEKMKARNVYFLIGHHANLLKSNEFKTMFGNAILWASGK from the coding sequence ATGAGGTATTTTAAACTGATCAGCATAATCATGGTATTCATGACGCTGTCCATTGGAGGTTTTGCTAAAGAACCTGCCTTCAAGGCGCTTGTACTAACCGAAAGGGGAGGCCTGCATGAAGGATTTGTCGTTGCTGCACTAGACTGGCTCCAAGGCTTTGCAGCAAAGAATAACTTTGAAATTACTGTAATCAATGATACTAAAGCTATAAACGAAACTTACCTCTCCAACTATAAATTGTTTATTCAATTGAATTATCCGCCCTATACCTGGACAGATCAGGCGAAGTCTGCTTTTGAAAAATATATTGAACAAGGCCGCGGCGGCTGGGTAGGTTTTCATCATGCTACTTTACTCGGAGAATTTGATGGTTACCCCATGTGGGATTGGTTTTCAGGTTTTATGGGAGGAATACGTTTCAAAAGTTATATCGCCGGGCTTGCGTCGGGCAAAGTTGTGGTAGAAGCTAAAAAACACCCGGTCATGAAAGGCCTGCCTGCCTCATTTATTATTACTGATGATGAATGGTATACTTTTGATAAAAATCCAAGAACGCAGGTAAAAGTAATCGCTAACGTAGATGAATCGAGTTATCAACCTGCCTCCTCCATAAAAATGGGAGACCACCCGGTTATCTGGAGCAATGAAAAAATGAAAGCCAGGAATGTCTATTTTCTGATCGGGCATCACGCAAACCTGCTGAAATCCAATGAATTTAAAACGATGTTTGGGAATGCAATTCTCTGGGCATCTGGTAAATAA
- a CDS encoding RsiV family protein: MKALFYTFCLSAFIAGCHSTEKKTSTQDTTANEAVSRRVAVQEHLPKSFYKRFQGIIGERNVVVNLSRTGNNFTGTYDYNGTQVNLITDTVINQDSIILTESGLGDRYSDDITAGPKLHLKWTGTVLSGLRVEGKEKSSIRLEETYPEGSYTFNIASYQDSIQALPKRKGSPQAVISYEYLMPAGKAPEVLWLDKQLKKIMEIPNAPSWIAGIKADAKSYLSAYRTEITGMKDEEGGLGATANYSKTQNLYIQYNGSGFAIVKHLLDSYSGGAHNNYATTLYCFDVKNQKQLALTDLVNIDSVSLQKLVEKNFRIQYKVKPGEALTTQLFDDHLAANKNFFFDTNGIAFLYNPYEVASFAQGQIVVSVPYKDLKKQLNPAFVKRMELSL; encoded by the coding sequence ATGAAAGCATTATTTTATACTTTTTGCCTGTCGGCATTCATTGCCGGCTGCCATTCAACAGAAAAAAAAACATCAACTCAGGATACGACTGCAAATGAAGCAGTATCCCGCCGGGTAGCAGTTCAGGAGCATCTTCCGAAAAGCTTTTACAAAAGATTCCAGGGAATTATCGGAGAGCGGAATGTAGTGGTCAACTTAAGCAGGACCGGGAACAATTTTACAGGGACGTATGATTATAATGGTACGCAGGTGAATTTGATAACTGATACAGTTATTAATCAGGATAGTATAATTCTTACTGAAAGTGGTCTCGGTGACCGGTATTCAGACGACATTACTGCCGGGCCAAAATTACATTTAAAGTGGACAGGAACTGTCTTAAGCGGGCTAAGAGTGGAAGGTAAAGAGAAATCAAGTATTCGTCTGGAGGAAACTTATCCTGAAGGAAGTTATACTTTTAACATTGCCAGTTATCAGGATTCAATTCAAGCGCTTCCGAAAAGAAAAGGTTCACCACAAGCAGTGATCAGTTACGAATATTTAATGCCGGCAGGAAAAGCGCCAGAGGTATTATGGCTTGACAAGCAGTTGAAGAAAATCATGGAAATACCAAATGCACCTTCCTGGATTGCGGGTATAAAAGCTGATGCAAAGAGTTACCTGAGTGCTTACAGAACCGAAATAACAGGGATGAAAGATGAAGAAGGTGGACTGGGCGCTACTGCAAACTATTCCAAAACCCAGAATCTTTATATACAGTATAATGGTAGTGGCTTTGCTATTGTCAAACATTTATTGGATAGTTATTCTGGTGGTGCACATAATAACTACGCCACAACACTCTATTGTTTTGATGTGAAAAATCAAAAACAGTTAGCACTGACTGACCTCGTCAACATCGATTCCGTTTCTTTACAAAAACTAGTAGAAAAGAATTTCAGAATACAATACAAGGTAAAACCTGGTGAGGCATTAACGACTCAATTGTTCGATGACCACCTGGCGGCAAATAAGAATTTCTTTTTTGATACCAACGGAATTGCATTTTTATATAATCCTTATGAAGTCGCCAGTTTTGCGCAAGGACAAATTGTAGTATCTGTTCCTTACAAGGACTTGAAGAAACAGCTTAATCCTGCTTTTGTTAAAAGAATGGAGCTTAGTTTATAA
- a CDS encoding polysaccharide lyase: MKTIFKQSNFLLAALGITLAIAGCKKDVQPNEIIDEDATTTARAVYASRTVNFTHSDGAYSKATAAADMGDIIGNWQAGNVNISSNQVSVRIPANSISSVPASAGSGNTVQIDVPDGSEYELSFKIRFDSNFQWSRGGKTGFGFLIGDGFTGCNKADSGTGGSARIMWYNPTNQKDNSGTDKPYFRPYVYYKDMPEDCGNNFGKQSKQLAKNTWYTIKIRVKSNTGSNFDGQISYSVDGVDLLTKNDIRWTTDTSKRLIKVITFHTFRGGSQDYWASTSDGLIYYDDLTWNRIAS, encoded by the coding sequence ATGAAAACCATTTTTAAACAATCAAATTTCCTCCTTGCCGCATTGGGAATTACGCTTGCAATTGCAGGGTGCAAGAAAGATGTGCAGCCCAATGAGATTATCGACGAGGATGCAACAACGACGGCCAGAGCTGTTTATGCAAGTCGTACCGTAAACTTCACACATAGCGATGGTGCTTACAGCAAAGCCACAGCAGCTGCCGACATGGGAGATATTATCGGCAACTGGCAGGCTGGCAATGTTAATATTTCCAGTAACCAGGTGAGTGTCAGGATTCCGGCCAATTCTATTTCTTCGGTTCCGGCAAGCGCCGGCAGCGGAAATACGGTTCAGATCGATGTTCCGGATGGTTCTGAATATGAATTAAGTTTTAAAATACGTTTCGATTCTAATTTTCAATGGAGCAGAGGCGGGAAAACCGGATTCGGATTTCTGATTGGTGATGGTTTTACTGGCTGTAATAAGGCAGATAGCGGAACAGGTGGAAGTGCAAGAATTATGTGGTACAATCCAACCAATCAAAAAGATAACAGTGGTACAGATAAACCTTATTTCAGACCTTATGTCTATTATAAAGATATGCCGGAGGATTGTGGAAATAACTTCGGAAAGCAGAGCAAGCAATTGGCTAAAAACACCTGGTATACTATCAAAATCAGGGTAAAGAGCAATACTGGTTCAAATTTCGATGGACAAATTTCTTATTCCGTTGATGGAGTTGATTTATTGACCAAGAATGATATCCGCTGGACAACTGATACTTCTAAGCGTTTAATCAAAGTAATCACATTTCATACTTTCAGAGGTGGAAGCCAGGATTACTGGGCTTCAACATCAGATGGTTTGATCTATTATGATGATTTAACCTGGAACAGAATAGCTAGTTAA
- a CDS encoding serine hydrolase domain-containing protein — protein MKNRISFLFLHLLILTLFSCNRAQQAPSKQPFSSNRIKELNKYLNQVSQAYSIPDLAVGIIHQDSVFNRTIGIAADKKQQIDSLMPFSAGSISEPLVATAILKLLDSGLIKLDDPVQQYLPYFKTADKINKKITIRHLLSHTSGIQHYPLLWDTPDTSVKALETTTRSIASQQLKFPFPGTRVVRSPYNYDILADLIGKVTSKPFENYIDEQVFKKLGMKSSSFLKPALTIQPFSITNWLTFISKPDSIYPYNRENSGSNGLHTTSADLSVWMEMLLNKGKTRQGVFVRRATFDDFFSVRYMTGKQSGITLGWELHKEDGQESLTKTSNITNFQNQILLMPEQEIGIAFLSNISARPISAEIIRNITNWLKGGHLPVVKIPVSLVMGKKFQETGSIDSALRLYQLLSKTKNTKYELNITALNSFGDILFKHLDNQPAALKLYGFSASIFPKSAEPYLNMAALYIKSKAYANAMIAIEKSRPLLNQNQMGYAFGMEQYIKERTTDQDPG, from the coding sequence ATGAAAAACAGAATTTCATTCCTATTCCTCCATTTATTAATATTGACTTTATTCAGTTGCAACAGGGCACAACAAGCACCTTCAAAGCAACCTTTTTCGAGTAACAGAATTAAAGAGCTGAATAAGTACCTGAATCAGGTTAGCCAGGCTTACTCCATCCCTGACTTAGCTGTTGGTATTATACATCAGGATTCCGTTTTTAACAGGACGATTGGGATTGCAGCAGATAAAAAGCAGCAGATAGATTCTTTAATGCCTTTTTCTGCGGGCAGTATTTCTGAGCCATTAGTTGCCACAGCAATCCTGAAACTGCTGGATTCAGGCCTGATCAAACTGGATGATCCGGTACAGCAGTATTTGCCTTATTTTAAAACAGCGGACAAAATAAATAAAAAGATAACGATCAGACATTTGTTATCGCATACTTCTGGTATACAACATTATCCCTTGTTATGGGATACACCAGATACCTCGGTTAAGGCGTTAGAAACAACAACCCGCAGTATTGCCTCTCAACAGTTAAAATTCCCTTTTCCCGGCACCCGCGTGGTCAGATCACCCTATAATTACGATATCCTTGCCGACCTGATTGGAAAAGTGACCAGCAAACCATTTGAGAACTATATAGACGAGCAGGTTTTCAAAAAACTGGGAATGAAATCTTCCAGCTTTTTAAAACCAGCATTAACAATACAGCCATTCAGCATTACTAACTGGCTTACTTTTATTTCAAAACCAGACAGTATCTATCCTTACAACCGTGAAAATAGTGGCAGCAATGGTTTACATACAACTTCAGCAGATCTTTCTGTCTGGATGGAAATGCTTTTAAATAAGGGAAAAACACGGCAGGGTGTCTTTGTGCGCAGGGCTACCTTTGATGATTTTTTCTCTGTCAGGTATATGACGGGCAAACAATCGGGTATCACCCTGGGCTGGGAACTCCATAAGGAAGATGGTCAGGAATCATTGACGAAAACGAGCAATATTACCAATTTCCAGAATCAGATTCTTTTGATGCCGGAACAAGAAATTGGAATTGCCTTTTTGAGTAATATCTCCGCCCGGCCAATCAGCGCAGAGATTATCAGGAATATCACGAACTGGCTTAAAGGAGGACATCTGCCTGTAGTGAAAATCCCTGTGAGCCTGGTTATGGGCAAAAAATTTCAGGAAACCGGAAGTATAGATTCTGCACTCCGTCTTTACCAGTTGTTGAGCAAGACAAAAAACACAAAATATGAGTTGAATATTACTGCCTTAAATTCATTTGGAGATATCTTATTTAAGCATTTGGACAATCAGCCTGCTGCACTGAAATTATATGGGTTTTCTGCGTCAATATTTCCAAAATCAGCGGAACCTTATCTGAATATGGCAGCTTTATATATCAAGAGTAAAGCCTACGCCAACGCGATGATTGCAATCGAAAAATCAAGACCATTGCTGAATCAAAATCAAATGGGCTATGCTTTTGGAATGGAACAATATATAAAAGAAAGAACTACGGATCAGGATCCCGGGTAA
- a CDS encoding tyrosine-protein phosphatase, with translation MFTFFKKKNQVEDVEWLGVDIHSHLLPGIDDGSPDVVQSLSLIKQLSDLGFSKFLCTPHIFEELYPNDANTISSALKEVKDGLESSGLEVDIAAAAEYMIDENFQVKDGLLCLPGKYILIEMSYLSETPGIDQVIFDLKILGYHVILAHPERYAFNHQYLARFNRYKEMGVMFQLNLLAVCGYYGNEVKRVSDYLLENKLYDFAATDLHHSRHLHVLSAAITSGALYKKLGSYDFKNKEIFS, from the coding sequence ATGTTTACCTTTTTTAAGAAAAAAAATCAAGTTGAAGATGTAGAATGGCTGGGTGTTGACATACATTCCCATTTATTGCCGGGGATTGATGACGGATCTCCTGATGTTGTGCAATCTTTGAGTTTGATTAAGCAGTTAAGTGATCTGGGGTTTAGTAAGTTCTTGTGTACGCCTCATATTTTTGAGGAATTGTATCCAAATGATGCTAATACCATTTCGTCTGCTTTGAAAGAAGTTAAAGATGGCTTAGAAAGCTCTGGTTTAGAGGTAGATATTGCTGCTGCTGCGGAATATATGATAGATGAAAATTTTCAGGTTAAAGATGGGTTGCTTTGTTTGCCGGGTAAGTATATTTTGATAGAAATGTCTTATCTCTCTGAAACTCCCGGAATTGATCAGGTGATCTTTGATCTGAAGATTCTTGGGTATCATGTTATTCTTGCGCATCCGGAACGCTACGCATTCAATCATCAGTATCTGGCCAGATTTAACAGATATAAGGAAATGGGAGTGATGTTTCAGTTAAATTTATTAGCTGTTTGTGGATATTATGGGAATGAAGTAAAACGGGTATCCGACTATCTGCTGGAGAACAAGCTTTATGATTTTGCTGCTACAGATTTGCATCATAGCAGACATTTGCATGTGCTCTCCGCTGCCATTACCAGTGGTGCTTTATACAAAAAGCTAGGTAGCTATGATTTTAAAAACAAAGAGATTTTCTCTTAA